One genomic segment of Intestinimonas butyriciproducens includes these proteins:
- a CDS encoding histidine kinase N-terminal 7TM domain-containing protein, producing the protein MKGRWLPLLLLCLILAGCGTVDAGDRLIAGAEGAEAYSAALVPFLPGYSLQTAEDTLYAEVSRGSAVACFDVQAIPALERGIGRYWYPHVTATVILAVDRTRTDAVITGWNSLRESPVPVGISSSSVNSNMLALGALSYGLDREAPSKRDALELLEHLSQNGGFELDAPDAPILICLDWEAAAWNRNGGNYEIIVPAEGTLSCRMGLLSDIPLTLEPGLDETLLSAGLPLADGERPADFPDDYRSARTLSEEDYGWFLKLTGDSSRDLRRQVLHIRRYTTADLREHILSALLIAAAILLWKGTVSHRMIRRDVRRVVGVMGWLMVGWLLLRLFKYQLTADGLLCRMCWYGYYIFQLALPVTLLYLAVILDHPEGEKKPLRPLWPPLACYALSVLLVLTNDLHQLVFRFDPAGDWASDYRYGPGYWGVMALFLLFLACAVWKLLHRGRYSPYWAGRVVPLLFCVGLLAYITAYIRRVPLAWESDLTVNICVLSALFFESALHAGFIPVNLQYQRLFTATPIGLMLLDEQGRTVLSSRGAPPVSRSIWRRISMDMAHPLLRDSDTQLHAVPIHGGMAVWQEDLSQLNRLRREIQAVQARLEAANALLREEGDVKKRLLAAETNRAMFEQLDRDMERRIQTLGRLIEALPETPHPRDLTAYITLCLCHIKRRCNLFFLARQGDGLPGEELSIYLDELAELARYAGLQLLIRCGQRGVLEIRRAALCYDFAFEAISWALRENASPLLGYLEPEGAHLVFRFLPGGNPGQWRFSEELTTAVAALGGQIACKDLDDAVGICMTLPLGGESCG; encoded by the coding sequence ATGAAGGGGCGTTGGCTGCCGCTCCTCCTGCTGTGCCTGATCCTGGCTGGGTGCGGCACGGTGGACGCAGGGGACCGTCTGATCGCCGGAGCGGAGGGCGCTGAGGCATACAGCGCGGCTCTCGTTCCCTTCCTCCCCGGGTATTCCCTTCAGACGGCAGAGGATACCCTCTACGCGGAGGTGAGCCGAGGCAGCGCCGTGGCCTGCTTTGATGTACAGGCCATCCCGGCGCTGGAGCGGGGCATCGGCCGGTATTGGTATCCCCATGTCACGGCCACCGTGATCCTGGCGGTAGACCGCACGCGGACGGATGCGGTCATCACCGGCTGGAACAGCCTACGGGAGAGCCCGGTGCCCGTAGGCATCAGCAGCAGCTCCGTGAACAGCAATATGCTGGCTCTGGGCGCCCTGTCCTACGGGCTGGACCGGGAGGCGCCCTCCAAGCGTGACGCTCTGGAGCTGCTGGAACACCTTAGTCAGAACGGCGGCTTTGAACTGGACGCGCCGGACGCCCCTATTCTGATCTGTCTGGACTGGGAGGCCGCCGCGTGGAACCGGAACGGAGGAAATTATGAGATCATCGTGCCGGCGGAGGGCACGCTGTCCTGCCGTATGGGGCTGCTCTCCGATATCCCTCTGACGCTGGAGCCGGGGCTGGATGAAACCCTTCTGTCAGCAGGGCTGCCCCTGGCGGACGGAGAGAGACCGGCTGATTTTCCCGATGATTACCGGTCGGCCCGTACCCTGAGCGAGGAGGACTACGGCTGGTTTCTGAAACTGACCGGGGACAGCAGCCGGGACCTGCGCCGGCAGGTGCTCCACATCCGGCGCTATACCACAGCAGATCTCCGGGAGCATATTTTATCCGCCCTGCTCATCGCCGCCGCCATCCTGCTGTGGAAGGGGACGGTATCCCATCGGATGATCCGCCGGGATGTCCGCCGAGTAGTCGGGGTCATGGGCTGGCTGATGGTGGGATGGTTGCTGCTGCGCCTGTTCAAATATCAGCTGACAGCAGATGGGCTTCTGTGCCGGATGTGCTGGTACGGCTATTACATCTTTCAGCTTGCCCTTCCGGTAACGCTGCTGTATCTGGCCGTAATCCTGGACCATCCGGAGGGTGAGAAAAAGCCGCTGCGCCCTCTGTGGCCGCCTCTGGCCTGCTATGCCCTCTCTGTGCTATTGGTACTCACAAACGATCTCCACCAGCTGGTGTTTCGTTTTGACCCGGCCGGGGACTGGGCCTCAGACTACCGGTACGGTCCGGGATACTGGGGCGTAATGGCTTTATTCCTCCTGTTCCTGGCCTGCGCAGTCTGGAAGCTGCTCCACAGGGGGCGGTATAGCCCCTACTGGGCCGGCAGGGTGGTTCCGCTGCTGTTCTGCGTGGGATTGCTGGCCTACATCACTGCTTACATCAGGCGGGTGCCTCTGGCGTGGGAGAGCGATCTTACCGTGAACATCTGCGTGCTGTCCGCCCTGTTTTTTGAGTCGGCCCTCCACGCGGGGTTTATCCCGGTCAATCTTCAGTATCAGCGCCTGTTCACCGCCACTCCCATTGGGCTGATGCTGCTGGATGAGCAGGGCCGCACCGTCCTGTCCTCCCGGGGCGCGCCTCCCGTCTCCCGCTCCATCTGGCGGAGGATCTCCATGGATATGGCCCATCCGCTGCTGCGGGACAGCGACACCCAGCTTCACGCGGTTCCTATTCACGGCGGTATGGCGGTATGGCAGGAGGACCTCTCCCAGCTCAACCGGCTGCGCAGGGAGATCCAGGCTGTGCAGGCCCGTCTGGAGGCGGCCAACGCCCTGCTGCGTGAGGAGGGCGATGTGAAAAAGCGCCTGCTGGCTGCGGAGACAAACCGCGCCATGTTTGAACAGCTGGACCGGGACATGGAGCGCCGCATCCAGACGCTGGGACGGCTGATCGAGGCTCTGCCGGAGACCCCCCATCCCCGGGACCTGACCGCCTACATCACTCTTTGCCTGTGCCATATCAAACGCAGATGCAATCTGTTTTTCCTGGCACGTCAGGGGGATGGACTGCCCGGAGAGGAATTGAGCATTTATCTGGATGAGCTGGCAGAACTGGCCCGCTATGCAGGACTGCAGCTGCTCATCCGCTGCGGGCAGCGTGGAGTGCTGGAGATCCGCAGGGCGGCACTGTGCTACGACTTTGCCTTTGAAGCCATATCCTGGGCCCTGCGGGAGAACGCCTCTCCTCTGCTGGGGTATCTGGAGCCGGAGGGCGCCCATCTGGTTTTCCGCTTTCTTCCGGGCGGTAATCCCGGACAATGGCGCTTTTCGGAGGAACTGACGACGGCGGTTGCCGCGCTGGGCGGTCAGATCGCCTGCAAGGATCTGGACGATGCCGTTGGGATCTGCATGACGCTGCCCTTGGGAGGTGAGTCCTGTGGCTGA
- a CDS encoding helix-turn-helix transcriptional regulator encodes MLNKFRELRALNAFAKKQSVGMQRKLMLYWVSMILVVFAAVILLLSIAGAFSQNDEQLHEVMELQLKNTQDSLASRLDRLTAQSLNLSKELSREIEGELVREGISLQEVNDDPERLLKLQQIMYPLVNTTLQTANCNGAYAILNATANTTLEVADHSRSGIHLRYTNLSASNPVAPTVVYFRGIPDIARQKDLELHNRWNLEFDTDQIPGCRELMDTPLDRPAQRYFWSRRIDLKDTWESAILLCVPIVGSDGSVYGVCGVELSALYFQLSYPAAEGQFGSAVTVLAPIQDSRLLLSDGLVGSVNGTYLDGQETLAIHQGRYYNEYDTGAERYIGLHQTISISKGEAEDTAWAAAILIPQDSYAAYTAEIQKTWIIAALGLLVVLLALSFFLARRFVRPITDSLKRFQQEELPEQGLSSGISEVDELAEFLNARARNQRLEQGELPPNVAELFDQFVARKDLLTEAERNILRYYIDGREIADIPDLAFISMSTVRKHNRSIYEKLGVASRDELMLYIDLLRRCGRLQELF; translated from the coding sequence GTGCTGAACAAATTCCGGGAGTTGCGGGCGCTGAACGCCTTTGCCAAAAAGCAGAGCGTGGGCATGCAGAGAAAACTGATGCTCTACTGGGTGTCCATGATCCTGGTGGTCTTTGCGGCGGTGATCCTCCTTCTGTCCATCGCCGGGGCCTTTTCCCAAAACGACGAGCAGCTCCATGAGGTGATGGAGCTGCAACTGAAAAATACACAGGATAGCCTGGCCAGTCGCCTGGATCGGCTGACCGCCCAGAGCTTGAATCTCTCCAAAGAACTCAGCCGCGAGATCGAAGGGGAGCTGGTACGGGAGGGCATTTCACTGCAAGAGGTCAACGATGACCCGGAGCGGCTGCTGAAGCTGCAGCAGATCATGTACCCGCTGGTCAATACCACCCTCCAGACCGCCAACTGCAACGGAGCCTATGCAATTTTGAATGCCACGGCCAATACCACCCTGGAGGTGGCAGACCACTCCAGAAGCGGGATCCACCTGCGTTACACCAACCTCAGCGCCAGCAATCCGGTTGCCCCTACCGTGGTCTACTTCCGCGGTATCCCGGATATTGCCCGGCAAAAGGATCTGGAGTTGCACAATCGGTGGAATCTGGAATTTGACACCGATCAGATCCCGGGCTGCCGGGAGCTGATGGACACGCCCTTGGACCGCCCTGCGCAGCGCTATTTCTGGTCCCGCCGCATCGACCTGAAGGATACTTGGGAATCTGCTATACTGCTGTGCGTCCCCATCGTGGGCAGCGATGGGAGCGTATACGGCGTCTGCGGCGTGGAGCTCAGCGCGCTGTACTTCCAGCTGTCCTATCCCGCGGCGGAGGGGCAGTTCGGCTCCGCCGTTACCGTTCTGGCTCCTATTCAGGACAGCCGTCTTCTGCTGTCGGATGGATTGGTGGGCAGCGTCAACGGTACCTATCTGGACGGTCAGGAGACGCTCGCCATCCATCAGGGACGATACTATAACGAATATGACACAGGCGCCGAGCGGTATATCGGCCTGCATCAGACCATCTCCATCTCCAAGGGAGAGGCGGAGGACACCGCCTGGGCCGCTGCGATCCTGATCCCCCAGGACAGTTATGCGGCATACACCGCTGAAATACAAAAAACATGGATCATTGCGGCCCTGGGACTGCTGGTGGTGCTGCTGGCCCTCTCCTTCTTCCTGGCGCGGAGATTTGTCCGGCCTATTACCGACAGCCTGAAGCGGTTCCAGCAGGAAGAACTGCCGGAACAGGGGCTGTCCTCCGGGATCTCGGAGGTGGATGAACTGGCGGAGTTTCTCAACGCCCGGGCCCGGAACCAGCGTCTGGAGCAGGGGGAACTTCCCCCCAACGTCGCAGAGCTCTTCGACCAGTTTGTGGCACGGAAGGATCTGCTGACAGAGGCAGAGCGGAACATTCTCCGCTACTACATCGATGGACGCGAGATCGCGGACATCCCGGATCTGGCATTTATCAGCATGAGCACAGTCCGGAAGCACAACCGGAGCATCTACGAGAAGCTGGGGGTCGCCTCCCGGGACGAGCTGATGCTCTACATTGACCTGCTCCGCCGGTGCGGACGGCTCCAGGAGCTGTTTTGA